A single region of the Podospora pseudopauciseta strain CBS 411.78 chromosome 1, whole genome shotgun sequence genome encodes:
- a CDS encoding hypothetical protein (EggNog:ENOG503P8VP), with translation MASPNSPPENGASETEPPRNENSSSSSSSSPLPSASVGENLAQEFVHIRSLHPKSFGTPVQLLATREEEKPQFKDDEISLYYGISPDLDGGPAEHRSGEQTATALENDLTKLESKLDEILASLGVNIDDLEEGEDSTKADKKSNGEVDGKK, from the exons ATGGCGTCGCCGAACTCCCCACCCGAGAACGGTGCCTCCGAGACGGAGCCGCCTCGGAATGAGAAttcgtcatcttcgtcgtcgtcgtcgccgcTCCCCTCAGCGTCGGTTGGTGAGAACTTGGCGCAG GAATTTGTCCACATCCGCTCTTTACATCCGAAAAGCTTCGGCACTCCAGTCCAACTCCTGGCCAcgagggaggaagagaaaccACAGTTCAAGGACGACGAGATCAGTCTTTACTATGGCATATCGCCCGATCTGGACGGTGGTCCCGCAGAGCACAGATC GGGCGAGCAGACTGCCACGGCGTTGGAGAACGACCTGACCAAGTTAGAAAGCAAGTTGGATGAGATTTTGGCCTCGCTGGGGGTCAACATTGACGacctggaggagggggaggactCCACCAAGGCCGACAAGAAGAGCAACGGGGAGGTCGACGGCAAGAAGTGA